Genomic DNA from Candidatus Sericytochromatia bacterium:
TTCGCTGGTGATAATGCGCCAGTAGGCTCGGGGCGCATCCCCCGTCAGGGACAGCGCCGGCATGAAGCGCTCACGGCCCATCAATTCGAGCGCCAGTTGCGCCACACGCACCCAGTAGCGCCAATCATCGCCGAGTTGCATCTCTTCGCTGGGGGTGAGGCCCGCCAGGGTCAGCAGGGCATCCAGCGGCTCAAGTTCGAGGCCCCGCAAGCGCCAGGGGGTGGATTCAATCTTGCCGCCGTTGAAGTCGGGCCCGAACCCCGCGTGAGGAGGCGCCAGCGGCTCACCATCGAGGGCGGGCAGGGTGGCCGTCGCCTCGCTGCAAACGCCGACCAGCCCGGCTTCTTCCAGCCGGGGTAAGGAGAGCAAACGGGGATGGAAAGCCGCCTGACCGTTTTGGGAACGGGACACGCCGGGCTGGGATTCCGAGGGCAGGGGGCCCTCAGCCCACACAAAAAACCGAGCGTGAGGCAGCCAGGTGCCGTGCAGCACGAACATAGCTGCGACTAGCGTAACACCATCATGCCGGGATGGCTACGGTTGCGCGGAAAAAAAACAGACAGGCGGGTGTCACCTGGCCGACGCGTTCACCCGTGCCCGGACCGCCTCCACGCGGGGGTCCATCACCCGGCGCCAGACCGGCGGCACGGTGGCCAGCCAGATCATTCCCGGGTAGCCCGTCGGCAAGGTGGGCGTCTCCGGGTCGAAGCGAAGTTCCTCATAGGGACGGACCGGATGGGTGTGATGGTCGGCGTGGCGTTGCAACTGCAAGGTCATCCAGTTGCTGAAGCGATTGGCGCAGGACCAGGAATGGTGATGAGTGACCCGCTCATAACGGCCGCCTGGCAGGGCTTCGCGGGCCAGGCCATAATGCTCCACGTAGTTGACGATCTCGAGCAGCAAGAAAGCCAGCACCCCCTGCGCCAGGAAGAGCCCACCGGCCATCGGGCCCCACAGCAGGGTCAGAACCCCGGCCACCGCCAACGGCAGCAGCACATAGAGGTACGTGCGGTTGCGCGGGTGATGAGCGGGCAAACCCTGTCGCCCGAGGCGGGCCGCTTCCAGATGCCAGACGCTGCGCAGGCTGCCCCACAGCGTGCGCGGCAAGAAGGCGTACAGCGACTCGCCGAAGCGCGCCGAGGCGGGGTCCTCCGGCGTGGCCACCCGGGAGTGGTGCCCGATCAGGTGTTCCACGTAGAAGTGCATGTAACAGGCGTTCAGCAGCAGAACCTGTCCCAGAAAGCGGTCAAAGGCTCGGGTCTTGTGAATCAGTTCATGCGCCACCGTGATGCCCAGGCCCCCGGAGGCCACGCCCAGGCTCACGACCACGCCAGCCAGCTCCCAGCTGGCGAACGAGCGATGCGAGACGACCCAGGCGCCCGCCAGGGTCAGTCCCACCAGCAGGGGCGTGATCAGCCAGGTCACGAGCTTGAAGGCCCAGCGCTCGCCGGGCGTGAAGTCGCCCGCCTCGGGGTTGCGCAATTCCTGACCCCCCAGCAAGTCGAGCAACGGCAAGAGCACGAAGACCACCCCGAAGGTGGCCCAGGTCCAAGCGCCGCCCCAGCAAAGCCCGAGCAGGGCGGTCAGGATCGGCAGGTACACGATCCCAAACGGGATGACACGATGCATCGTTGCAGCCCTCCGTGGTGGCCGTGTCTGCCCTCAGTATACCCGGCAGCCAGGGCTCACGATATGTGATCCCTTCGACCGAAAAGGCTCAAATCTTGCGACGCAAGAGCGGTTTCTGGTCAAAGCTGAGCGGCAGGTCCGCGAACCAGGCCGGCGCCTCCCCGGCCACCACCAGGGCCAGGCACACCTGGTCGACCCATTGCCAGCGTCCCAGCAGCGACTGACCAGCATGGGCGAGAGCCGCCCAGCCCGGGCGGGCGTGCGGCGTCAGCTTCAGCGGCACCAGGGAGCGGGAGCTGCCCTGCAGGGCCTTGTAAGCGGCCTCCTTGAGCGCCCAGGCGACCAGTTCACTGTGGGGCCCCCAGGGCGCGCCAGCCAGCCAGTCCCGCTCGGCCTCCGTCAGGAAAAAACGCCAGGCCCCGGACGGCATGGGTCGCTGCACCTCCAGGTCAATGCCGACCCATTCAGCGGCCACCACCGCCGTGGCCAGGCCATGGCTGTGGGAAATCGAGAGGCGGGCCGGCAGCGCCTCGCCTGCCGGGTGATGCAAACAGGGGGCCCCGTGCTCGCTCACCTGCACCTCGAAGGCCCCCGGGGAGGCCCCTTCGCCCCAGGCCTTCACCGCCGCCCGCTTGGCCGCCCAGCGCCCGAGCAGCCACTCGTCCCGCCGCTTGGGGAAAGCAAAGGCATCATACTGCTGTCGTTCTTGCGCCGTCAGATGCCCGAGCACATCGTCCGGCAGGTCGGCGGCCGCACACACGACCAGGGCCGGCCGGCGAATGGTCAACGGGCCCCCCGCAGAAAGGCATCGACCAGGACCGCCTGTTCCCCCTGCTGCCCCACCGCGTAGATGACGCAGCGGCGACGGTCGGGCGACGCATCATAGAGAATCGCCCCGAAGGTCGTGGGCTCGTAAAGCTGAGAGGCGGGTCGGGCTCCCTTGCCCAGGGCCTGACCAGGCAAGGGCAGCTGAAACTCGCCCACGCCAATTTCCGGCAGCGTGGCCCGCCCGAGCGCGTTGGCCTGGGTGTGCTCTCCCATGATGGACCAGGGATTGGCCGGCAGGCGCTGATTGGGCAGGTAATAGCTGCTGCTCAGTTCTTGAAGCCAGCCCTCATCGGCCGGGTAGAGTCCCCGATGGTCGCGCGCATACATCGAGAGGGCCAGCGCGACGGTGCGCAGGTTGGTGCGCATCAGGTCATTGCGAAAATTGGCCTCGGCCTCAGCCATCTGCCCGATCTGGCCGAGCAAGTGGCAGGCATTCAGGCCCAGCAAACAGCCAACCAGGGCCCCGAGGCGGGCCAATGCGGCGATCGTCGACATGGACGTCAGCATAACGCGCCGCCTCGGGAGCGTCGAGAGGGCTACAGGGTGGGAGGCAGTTCCACCACCGGGGCCTCCGTCGGGGCCGGCGTCGGCTCTTCCACCACCGGTGCTTCCGTCGGAGCCGGCGTCGGCTCTTCCACCACCGGGGCTTCCGTGGGGGCCGGCGTTGGGACCTCTACCACCGGTGCTTCCGTCGGGGCCGGCGTCGGAACCTCCACCACCGGCGCTTCCGTCGGGGCCGGCGTTGGGACCTCCACCACCGGTGCTTCCGTCGGAGCCGGCGTCGGGACCTCCACCACCGGTGCCTCTGTCGGAGCCGGCGTCGGCTCTTCCACCACCGGTGCCTCAGTCGGCGCTGGCGTCGGGACCTCCACCACCGGTGCCTCTGTCGGAGCCGGCGTCGGAACCTCCACCACCGGTGCTTCCGTCGGAGCCGGCGTCGGGACCTCTACCACCGGCGTCGCCGTCGGCACCGGCGCCGGACTCTCCGGGGAAGGCGGCGCCGGAGGCCAGGCCGGACCGGCGAACGGCGGGCATCCTCCACAGCCCACCAGCGGGCCGTGAACGGCCGGTCGCGGCTCGCCCCAACGAGAGCCTCCGCAGCCGATCGGGCCATCCAGCGGCCCCAGTTGCTGCAGCCCATAACCAGATTCATTCGGGGCCAAGACCGGTGCTTGGCTTCCGCCACACCCGCTCAGCAGCCCCACGATCACTCCCAACCCGACCAGGCGCTTGTTCATGGTCACCCCTGCCCTTTCACAGGCCCGTGCCATGCACTACGAGGCAGCACGGGCGGGTCGCTCCTCCGCTTGAGCGCGCCATTCGACGCGGTGTTCCCATCATGCGCCCGGGGAAACACGCGTCAACGCGCCCTCGGCGGGTTTTCATAGACTCAAACACAATGACAGCCGCGCACCCGGCCGTTCGCATCCCGGCAAGCCCCACCAATTCATCGGTTCGACGCCTGCGAATGCAGCCGTTACCATCTGGGGTGATGCCCGCCCGCTGCCTCCCCGTGCTCCCTGGCCAGCTCCACCTCACCCGCCCCTTGGCCGTGCGAGGACTGCGCGGCGAGCGCCGCTGCACGCTGTACCTGCCGCCCGGTTACCACGACGCTCCGACGCGACGTTATCCGGTGGCCTATCTGTTCGATGGTCAGAACCTGTTCGGTGATGCCGGAAGTTTTGCCGGCGGGTGGCACCTGCACCACCTGCTGGACGCCCGCGCCGCGGCCGGCAAGCTCACCCCCATCGTGGTCGGCATCCATCACGGCGGGGCCCACCGCACCGAGGATCTGTCTCCCTGGCGGCTGGGACGGGGGCAGGAAGGTCGTTTCGAGGCCCTGCTCGATTGGCTCCTGCGGGAGCTGCGCCCCCTCATTCAAAGCGAACTGCGCGGGCTCGAAGGGCCTGGTGACACCCTGATCGGGGGCGCCTCCCTGGGAGGCCTGGCCGCCCTGTACGCCCAGTTCAAGCATCCGGACGTCTTCGGCCGGGCCCTGGTGATGTCCCCCTCGCTGTGGGTAAACCGTGCGGGCATGGCCCAGCTGGCCTACCAGGCACGCTGGACGGCCGAGATGCGCCTCTATCTGGACGCAGGCGGGCGAGAAATGGGCGGACAGGCGCTCAGGGATGCCCGTCGGATGGCCGAACAGCTGGTGGCCCGAGGCCTGGAGCCGGGGGTGCAGCTGATGTGGCGGCCCGACCGCCGGGGCGCGCACAATGAACGCAACTGGGCCCGCCGCCTGCCCAAGGCGCTGCGTTTCCTGTACGACGGCGCGCGCCGCTGAGCCGGGCGTGGCGCCGGCTCGGCCCCTGTGAGCGGTGCCAACGGGCGGGCCGGTTCACTCCAGGGAAAAGTCGGCTGCCGTCAGGGGGGCATTCAGCGTGATGTGGTCGACTTGCATGCGGTAAATCAGGCGATCGCCACGATACATCTCGCGCAAGACCGGCGTGCGGGTCTGCCGATCGATCGCGAAGACCTCTCGCGTGGTCGGTGCCAGGCTGAGCGGAGAGACCACGTCCAGGACATCCGCCGGGCGCCCCGCCACGGTGGTCTCGCCGCGCAAGGCCAGGCGAGCGGCTGGATGCAGCAAGGTGTCGTAGATCTTGGGAATCGAGGTCTGAGCGAGGCTGTAGCCACGGTCATCCTTGATGCGCTCGTCTTCCACCGACAGCGGCAGCGTCACCCAGACGCCAATGAAGCGGGTGCGCACCTGCACCTCCGCGCCACCGGTCCAGAGCAGCCGCGTCCCGGCCACGTTCTCGTTGGTGGATTCCGTGATGTTGAGAAACACCCGGCTGGGCTTTTCGAACTTGTAGATCGACTTCGCACGCGACACCGTGCCGTCGTCCTTGATGCACGTCAGCTGCGTCCGCAGCGACGAACTGCGGGCGAAGTCGCGCACCTGTTTGACCTCGGCCAGCAGACGTTCCACGCGGCCATCCGGCAACAGCGGTGAGCGCGGCTCCCGCGGTGCGAGGGGGGCTTGCGACGGCACAGGCGACGCAGGCGCCGGCCGAGGCTGACTGCGGCCGCCCTCCCCCAGAGAGCGCGAAGGCTGGGTCGCACCCGGGTACCCGCAACCAGCCAGGGCCGCCATGAAGACCAGCCCCAAGCGGGCAACGAGACGTCTGAACGCGTGAATACGTCTGGTGTTCATACCTGATTATCGACAGACAAGCGTCGCTTCGACATTATATATTGTTTATTATAAGGTTAAATATAGGAAAATAAATGCTGGGACTGGAAGGTGGGTCCGCGGGCCGGGGGCAGGCCTGATCAGCGCCCCCGGTCGCCCACCCACCGTCGAGCCCTCGGCAAGCGAGGGGACCGGCGGGCTCAGCGGAGACGTGTTGAGTCGAGATGAATCGCATGTAAATTCTTTATTAAATAAGGCGCGCAATCCTGGCCAGAGCACGACATTCCTGGTGTCGCCCCGATTGGAGCCTTTCAAGCCTTGCTGACCCAATACCTCCAAACGATGTTGCGTCAGGTGACTGGCGAACCGGCCCCGCGCTCGCCCCGTGAGCAAGCCCTGGCCGACCACGCGGCGGGCCAATGGGGCGAGGCCCTGGCCCCCTTGCGCGCGTGCCACGAGGCAAATCCGGCGGACCAGGTGGTGCTGCTGGCCTTGGTCGACACCCTGAAGGCCTGTGCGCGCTTCGGCGAAGCGGAGCACGTGTTGAAAGAGGCCTTGCGGGTCGAACGCAAGAACGTCTCCTTGCTCCTGCTGCGCTGCGAGCTGCTGCAGGCCCTCGATCGCAAGCCGGAAGCCAGCAAGCTGCTGGAACGGGCGCTGGAATTGGCCCCGAAGAACGCGGAAGTGCACCTGCGGCGCGGCGCCCTGATGGCCGAACTGGGGCAGAATGAGGCCGCCATGCAAGCGCTGACCCAGGCCGTGCTGCTGGACCGCAAGGCCGTGCTGGCTCGCTATTACATGGCCCTGATCTGCCTGCGCACCGAGGAAGTCGAGCGGGCCAAGGCCCAGCTGGAGCTGATTCTGAAGATCCAGCCCAGCTTTCCTAAGGCCCAGCGCCTGCGCGCCCAGATTGCCGAGTGCCAGGGTGACTGGCGCGTGGCGGCGGCGGCCTGGGGGGAAGTGTTGCTCGCGGAAGGAGAAGACGCGCAGGTCATCTACCAGCTCGGCAAGGCCCAGCTCTCGCTGGGCGAGCGCAGCGAAGCCCTGAGTTCGTTCAAGTACGCGCTGACGGTGAACCCGGCTTGTCACGAGGCGGCCTTCGCGGCCGCCCAGCTGAGCGTGGTGCTCGGTGACGTCGAGACGGCCCTGCCGCTGTACCGGTCGCTGCTCGTGGTCGTTCGCTATCACGACCAGGCCAAAGCGGCGATCGCCCGCCTGAGCCACCGTCTGCCGCAGCAAGACCGGGCGGCGTGTGCCGGGCTCACCGGCAAGGGTCGCCAAGCCGCCTGATCCGACCGACCTCCGTCAGACCGGCAGCCGCCTGACCGCTCCGTCCCCTCAGGGTCTTGCGGCCCTTGCGGGCGGTTCCGGTCGAGGCGGTGCGTGGGCTGCTCGCACGCGCGCGGGTAAAGAGGAGGGAGCGCCCCGACCGGAGGAACCCGCCCTTGCCTTCCCACACTCGAATTTTGCTCGGCATGCTGATTGGCCTGGCCCTTGGCCTGATGGCACGCCTCTCCCTGGAGAGCGACCCGCTCCTGCCCTGGCTGGTGCAGAACGTGGCTGCACCGCTCGGTCAGCTGTTCCTGCGCAGTGTGTTCATGGTCGTGGTTCCCCTGGTGGTAGCGGCGCTGGCGCTGGGAGTGGCTGAAATGGGGGATGTCGGACGCGTGGGACGCGTCGGCATCAAGACACTCGGGCTGACCCTGCTGTTCTCCGCGCTGGCGGTGGCCATCGGCCTGTTCGCGGTGAATGTCTTTCAACCCGGCGTGGGCCTGGCGGAACCCCAGCGCCAGGCCTTGTTGCAGGCCGTGGGCGGTGGCGAGGTTCAGCACGCCGTGGCCCAGGCCGCTCAGGCCAAGTCGTGGGCGCAAACGCTGGTGGAAGTCATCCCCAAAAACCCCCTGGCAGAGGCCGCCCGCGCCTTCGAGGGAGGCTTGATTCCCCTGATGGTCTTTGCCCTGGTGCTGGGAATCGCCATGGCCTCGGTGAAGCCCGAACAGGCCGCCCCGTTGAAGTCGCTGCTCGAGAGCATTCAGGCCGTGATGCTTCAGGTGATTGGCTTTGCGATGTGGTTGGCGCCATTCGGCGTGGCCGGCCTGATGTTCGTGGTGGCCGCCACGCTCGGCGCGGACACCGTCTTGATGCTGGGCCGCTACGTGCTGGTGGTGCTGGGCGCCCTGGCCTTCCACCAGCTGGTCGTGTACGGTTTGGGCGTGCGCCTGATCGGGCGACGCGACCCGCTGGCCTGGTTCCGCGGCATGCGAACGGTCATGCTGACCGCCTTCTCCACCAGCTCCAGTGCGGCCACCTTGCCCACGGCCCTGGCGGCGGCGACCGAAGATTTGCGGCTGCCCCGGCGCGTCAGCCATTTCGTCCTCACCATTGGCGCCACCGCGAACCAGAACGGCACCGCGCTGTACGAAGGGGTCACCGTACTGTTTTTGGCCCAGATGTTCGGCATCCAGCTGGATCTGAGCCAGCAAGCCTCCGTGATGTTGCTCTCGGTGCTGGCCGGCATCGGGACAGCGGGGGTCCCCGGTGGTAGCCTCCCGATGATCGTGATCGTGCTGGGAACGATTGGCGTGCCGGGAACGGCCATTGGCATCATCCTCGGCATCGACCGCCTGCTGGACATGTGCCGGACGGTGCTGAACGTCACGGGC
This window encodes:
- a CDS encoding alkane 1-monooxygenase; protein product: MHRVIPFGIVYLPILTALLGLCWGGAWTWATFGVVFVLLPLLDLLGGQELRNPEAGDFTPGERWAFKLVTWLITPLLVGLTLAGAWVVSHRSFASWELAGVVVSLGVASGGLGITVAHELIHKTRAFDRFLGQVLLLNACYMHFYVEHLIGHHSRVATPEDPASARFGESLYAFLPRTLWGSLRSVWHLEAARLGRQGLPAHHPRNRTYLYVLLPLAVAGVLTLLWGPMAGGLFLAQGVLAFLLLEIVNYVEHYGLAREALPGGRYERVTHHHSWSCANRFSNWMTLQLQRHADHHTHPVRPYEELRFDPETPTLPTGYPGMIWLATVPPVWRRVMDPRVEAVRARVNASAR
- a CDS encoding 4'-phosphopantetheinyl transferase superfamily protein codes for the protein MTIRRPALVVCAAADLPDDVLGHLTAQERQQYDAFAFPKRRDEWLLGRWAAKRAAVKAWGEGASPGAFEVQVSEHGAPCLHHPAGEALPARLSISHSHGLATAVVAAEWVGIDLEVQRPMPSGAWRFFLTEAERDWLAGAPWGPHSELVAWALKEAAYKALQGSSRSLVPLKLTPHARPGWAALAHAGQSLLGRWQWVDQVCLALVVAGEAPAWFADLPLSFDQKPLLRRKI
- a CDS encoding alpha/beta hydrolase-fold protein; the protein is MPARCLPVLPGQLHLTRPLAVRGLRGERRCTLYLPPGYHDAPTRRYPVAYLFDGQNLFGDAGSFAGGWHLHHLLDARAAAGKLTPIVVGIHHGGAHRTEDLSPWRLGRGQEGRFEALLDWLLRELRPLIQSELRGLEGPGDTLIGGASLGGLAALYAQFKHPDVFGRALVMSPSLWVNRAGMAQLAYQARWTAEMRLYLDAGGREMGGQALRDARRMAEQLVARGLEPGVQLMWRPDRRGAHNERNWARRLPKALRFLYDGARR
- a CDS encoding tetratricopeptide repeat protein, whose protein sequence is MLTQYLQTMLRQVTGEPAPRSPREQALADHAAGQWGEALAPLRACHEANPADQVVLLALVDTLKACARFGEAEHVLKEALRVERKNVSLLLLRCELLQALDRKPEASKLLERALELAPKNAEVHLRRGALMAELGQNEAAMQALTQAVLLDRKAVLARYYMALICLRTEEVERAKAQLELILKIQPSFPKAQRLRAQIAECQGDWRVAAAAWGEVLLAEGEDAQVIYQLGKAQLSLGERSEALSSFKYALTVNPACHEAAFAAAQLSVVLGDVETALPLYRSLLVVVRYHDQAKAAIARLSHRLPQQDRAACAGLTGKGRQAA
- a CDS encoding dicarboxylate/amino acid:cation symporter, giving the protein MPSHTRILLGMLIGLALGLMARLSLESDPLLPWLVQNVAAPLGQLFLRSVFMVVVPLVVAALALGVAEMGDVGRVGRVGIKTLGLTLLFSALAVAIGLFAVNVFQPGVGLAEPQRQALLQAVGGGEVQHAVAQAAQAKSWAQTLVEVIPKNPLAEAARAFEGGLIPLMVFALVLGIAMASVKPEQAAPLKSLLESIQAVMLQVIGFAMWLAPFGVAGLMFVVAATLGADTVLMLGRYVLVVLGALAFHQLVVYGLGVRLIGRRDPLAWFRGMRTVMLTAFSTSSSAATLPTALAAATEDLRLPRRVSHFVLTIGATANQNGTALYEGVTVLFLAQMFGIQLDLSQQASVMLLSVLAGIGTAGVPGGSLPMIVIVLGTIGVPGTAIGIILGIDRLLDMCRTVLNVTGDMAIATCVAASEPENETELTENVPSVLTA